From the genome of Metarhizium brunneum chromosome 4, complete sequence, one region includes:
- the CRCP gene encoding DNA-directed RNA polymerase III subunit RPC9 encodes MKILESQSAVLSNYEVYQHLTDQRDRYKQKKHRGPPNLETVVREMLQYLRTAPSPLSQKPLTYIPEAIAQIIEKLSPYELSKGEMVMILNLRPASIAALNTVIEDMTERYSDEQQEEMVGIVADVLGQFEVAEAEANGDAGEGEGEDVNMNDAEAS; translated from the exons ATGAAGATCCTTGAGTCCCAGTCAGCCGTTCTATCCAATTATGAGGTCTACCAGCACCTCACTGATCAACGTGACCGCTATaagcagaagaagcaccGCGGGCCCCCAAACCTCGAGACAGTTGTGCGAGAG ATGCTGCAGTACCTGCGGACTGCCCCCAGTCCTTTGAGTCAGAAGCCCCTCACCTACATCCCAGAGGCCATTGCTCAAATCATTGAGAAATTAAGTCCGTATGAGCTGTCAAAGGGCGAGATGGTCATGATTCTAAACCTCCGTCCGGCATCCATTGCTGCTCTCAACACCGTTATTGAGGACATGACCGAGCGTTACTCGGAtgagcaacaagaagaaatgGTGGGCATTGTCGCCGACGTTCTCGGTCAGTTCGAGGtagctgaggctgaggcaaACGGGGACGCGGGCgaaggcgagggcgaggatgtGAATATGAATGACGCTGAAGCTTCATGA
- the DEG1 gene encoding tRNA pseudouridine(38/39) synthase has translation MSGETNYNSWTKTGLIQRLKELESELKKRPEAPKAVSVPEDEPRGAMATTMSDDMAGPAKKTKAPKTKRRMDPSRYSTRFIALKLAYLGKNYGGFEFQAMGNQPSIEEELWNALTRACLIFPEDERIVQFDCCEYSKCGRTDRGVSAFGQVIGLKVRSNRPLPKKRAETDVATAEDIVLADADPQGVKQAEEEVEAQEEEKPFDDIHDELCYPRILNRLLPDDIRILAWCPSPPPDFSARFSCRERQYRYFFTQPAFEPDPTSLDLSGASKSLKAGWLDIDAMRDAAKRYEGEHDFRNFCKIDPAKQITNFHRRIFESDIVEVQDAGSVMPYLQTPGFSSSGLEGSGPYPKVYYFHVRGSAFLWHQIRHMVAILFLVGQGLESPTVVSQLLDTAKNPGRPSYVMADEVPLVLWDCIFPDLSKTDYTAADAPSKREDCMKWIYVGEEYSPNKFGQFGVMDSLWQTWRGHKMDELLSSQLLQLISGQGKSQDMAEGPQSNRRANASARVFEGGNSGRLGGRYVPVMKKEVLQSPEEQNDRYAKRKGYADAEDMRAQKGLRSKEDNE, from the coding sequence ATGTCTGGCGAAACAAACTACAATAGTTGGACCAAAACCGGTCTTATTCAGCGACTGAAGGAGCTCGAGAGTGAACTGAAAAAACGGCCTGAAGCTCCCAAAGCTGTTTCTGTCCCTGAAGATGAACCTCGAGGTGCCATGGCCACTACAATGTCCGATGACATGGCAGGCCCTGCCAAAAAGACAAAAGCACCAAAGACAAAGCGGAGGATGGATCCCTCAAGATATTCAACCAGATTTATTGCGTTGAAGCTGGCATATTTGGGCAAAAACTACGGTGGATTCGAGTTTCAGGCCATGGGGAATCAGCCCTCtatcgaggaggagctctGGAACGCTCTCACACGGGCATGCCTCATCTTCCCCGAGGACGAAAGGATCGTCCAATTTGACTGCTGCGAATACTCAAAGTGCGGCAGGACGGACCGTGGAGTCAGTGCCTTTGGACAAGTCATTGGGCTGAAGGTGCGCAGCAACAGGCCACTTCCCAAGAAGAGGGCCGAGACCGATGTCGCTACTGCTGAAGACATCGTCCTGGCCGACGCAGATCCCCAAGGAGTAAAGCAGGCTGAAGAAGAGGTGGAggcgcaagaagaagagaagccGTTCGACGATATCCACGACGAACTCTGCTACCCACGGATCCTGAACAGATTGTTGCCAGATGACATTCGCATCCTGGCATGGtgcccatcaccaccgcccgATTTCTCCGCCCGATTCTCCTGCCGCGAGCGCCAGTACCGCTATTTCTTCACGCAGCCTGCTTTTGAACCAGATCCCACGAGCCTAGATTTGTCGGGGGCCAGCAAATCTCTCAAAGCGGGCTGGCTTGACATTGACGCCATGCGCGACGCAGCCAAGCGCTACGAAGGCGAGCATGACTTTCGCAACTTTTGCAAAATCGACCCCGCAAAACAAATCACCAATTTCCACCGGCGAATCTTTGAATCAGACATTGTCGAAGTGCAGGATGCTGGCTCGGTAATGCCGTACCTCCAAACCCCAGGATTCTCGTCTTCCGGGCTTGAAGGTTCCGGACCATACCCCAAGGTGTATTACTTTCACGTTCGAGGCTCTGCGTTCCTGTGGCACCAGATCCGCCACATGGTAGCCATTTTATTCCTCGTCGGCCAAGGTCTTGAATCGCCAACAGTGGTTTCCCAACTACTTGATACAGCCAAGAACCCCGGCCGACCTAGCTACGTCATGGCGGATGAAGTGCCTCTCGTCCTGTGGGACTGCATCTTCCCAGATCTCTCTAAGACGGACTATACGGCGGCAGACGCGCCCAGCAAGAGAGAAGACTGCATGAAGTGGATCTACGTGGGCGAGGAATATTCCCCGAATAAATTTGGGCAGTTTGGCGTCATGGACAGCTTGTGGCAAACCTGGAGAGGCCACAAAATGGACGAGCTGCTTTCATCACAGCTGCTGCAGCTCATATCCGGCCAAGGCAAATCTCAGGACATGGCGGAAGGTCCGCAGAGCAATCGCCGGGCGAATGCAAGTGCGCGAGTATTTGAAGGCGGAAATAGCGGACGCTTGGGTGGCAGGTATGTGCCCgtgatgaagaaggaagTGCTACAGTCGCCAGAGGAGCAGAACGACCGGTATGCCAAGAGGAAAGGGTACGCAGATGCAGAAGACATGCGTGCGCAAAAGGGATTGCGTAGCAAGGAGGACAATGAATAG
- the RHO2 gene encoding GTP-binding protein RHO2, whose product MAAKPTTKPHFGPGISFWQPPLHTKTIGCFFSRTLPELIRPLRSTQGTMDPETVRLLLVGDEKCGKTTFLSRLSAGEGTSPIPILRDIDQPFVFNINLGEKKFRLEFSDTSSPDNWRLLDPDVIVICYDISQRLSLINMKRYWIDEAKRTFKRVDTLPIIILGLKRDLRSENDPNGIIYPQEAYQLAQTMRADRYVECSAATGELLKPAFEDICKTATKTTTAAGGQSEGGCIVM is encoded by the exons atggcagccaAGCCGACCACCAAGCCACATTTTGGTCCTGGCATATCATTCTGGCAGCCACCACTTCATACAAAGACCATCGGTTGCTTCTTTTCCCGCACCCTTCCAGAACTGATAAGACCGTTGCGCTCGACCCAAGGCACAATGGACCCCGAAACAGTAAGATTACTACTCGTGGGGGATGAGAAATGTGGCAAGACGACTTTTTTATC CAGACTGAGCGCTGGAGAAGGCACAAGCCCGATACCAATTCTTCGAGACATTGACCAGCCGTTCGTATTCAATATCAACCTTGGAGAGAAGAAGTTTCGTCTCGAGTTTTCTGATACCTCTAGCCCGGACAACTGGCGGCTTCTTGATCCGGATGTGATTGTTATATGTTACGATATCAGCCAACGGCTAAGTCTCATAAACATGAAGCGATAT TGGATCGACGAGGCTAAGAGGACGTTCAAACGAGTGGACACTTTGCCCATCATCATTCTTGGTTTAAAGAGAGACCTCAGGTCTGAGAACGACCCCAATGGCATTATTTATCCGCAGGAAGCGTATCAGCTGGCACAAACCATGAGGGCAGATCGATATGTCGAATGCTCGGCTGCGACGGGGGAGCTCCTCAAGCCTGCCTTTGAGGATATCTGCAAGACAGCCACCAAGACTACCACTGCAGCTGGGGGGCAGAGCGAGGGGGGCTGTATAGTAATGTGA